In one window of Planctomycetaceae bacterium DNA:
- a CDS encoding DUF1587 domain-containing protein yields MSRSVDFLWGRFVSCLVLTRLAGCKPAPHQFLRKLGAGLLLLLGSSESTASELPEPLGELIRETCLDCHAGAAAEGGLDLASLAFTLDDRVLRDRWILIHDRIDSGEMPPDPQALPDPDRRTLLKTLYDTIADADRTDVTKNGRGPLRRLNRDEYEQNLRDVLKLPLLDIRDMLPEDREAHRFNKTAAALDMSRVQLAAYL; encoded by the coding sequence GTGAGCAGGTCGGTGGATTTCTTGTGGGGCAGGTTTGTAAGCTGCCTTGTTTTGACGAGGTTGGCAGGTTGCAAACCTGCCCCACATCAATTCCTTCGCAAGCTCGGAGCGGGCCTGCTGCTGTTGCTCGGCTCGTCGGAATCAACCGCCTCGGAACTTCCCGAGCCGCTCGGTGAACTGATCCGGGAGACCTGCCTCGACTGTCATGCTGGCGCAGCGGCAGAGGGTGGGCTCGATCTTGCTTCACTGGCTTTCACGTTAGACGATCGAGTGCTGCGCGACCGCTGGATTCTGATTCATGATCGCATCGATTCTGGTGAGATGCCGCCCGATCCGCAGGCGTTACCGGATCCCGATCGCCGAACGCTGCTCAAGACACTGTACGACACGATCGCAGACGCTGATCGTACCGACGTCACAAAGAACGGTCGCGGGCCGTTGCGACGACTCAATCGGGACGAATACGAACAGAATTTGCGGGACGTACTAAAACTGCCGCTGCTGGATATTCGCGACATGCTGCCGGAAGATCGTGAGGCCCATCGGTTCAACAAGACTGCCGCGGCACTCGACATGTCCCGCGTACAGTTGGCCGCGTATCTCTGA
- a CDS encoding FadR/GntR family transcriptional regulator yields MQLEAIERRTTVDLVVDRIARVIKDQKLAAGSRLPGEHELVEQLQVSRPVLREALARLQSLGLVDIQRGRGTFVGDTNSLANCVRLLQSAVTISPQELLSYAELRSAIEVQAARQAAEKATTEDIEVLTALLRQLDDEELPYADALEIDFRFHRKLIEIAGNVLMQNLMEVIYEFVLTQMVRTTPTQRENQLGRKLHKLVLKAIREHDPDAAELAMRKHMQAVLERLEKWS; encoded by the coding sequence ATGCAGTTGGAAGCCATTGAGCGACGGACTACGGTGGATTTGGTCGTGGACCGGATTGCGCGCGTGATCAAAGATCAGAAGCTGGCCGCCGGTTCGCGGCTTCCCGGCGAGCATGAACTGGTGGAACAGTTGCAGGTCAGTCGTCCCGTACTTCGTGAAGCATTGGCGAGACTGCAAAGCCTCGGGTTGGTCGACATACAGCGCGGGCGGGGTACATTCGTCGGGGATACGAACAGCCTGGCTAACTGTGTGCGATTGCTGCAGTCGGCAGTGACGATTTCGCCGCAGGAATTGCTGTCGTATGCAGAATTGCGTTCGGCGATTGAAGTTCAGGCCGCCCGACAGGCTGCTGAGAAAGCCACAACGGAGGACATCGAAGTACTCACGGCGCTGCTCAGGCAACTGGATGATGAGGAGCTGCCTTATGCCGACGCGCTTGAGATCGACTTCCGCTTTCATCGAAAGTTGATCGAGATCGCAGGCAATGTCTTGATGCAGAACCTGATGGAAGTGATTTACGAATTCGTGTTGACGCAGATGGTTCGCACAACACCGACTCAGCGTGAAAATCAACTTGGACGTAAGCTGCATAAGCTGGTCTTGAAAGCGATTCGCGAGCATGATCCCGACGCGGCAGAACTCGCAATGCGCAAACATATGCAGGCGGTCCTTGAGCGTCTGGAGAAGTGGTCATGA
- a CDS encoding DUF1588 domain-containing protein, which yields MRKVQLPNESPHGGLLTQAAILKVTANGTSTHPSSAGAWIMERLIGRPPPPPPASVPAVEPDIRGAKTIRELLALHTKSESCAG from the coding sequence ATGCGAAAGGTTCAATTGCCCAATGAAAGTCCTCATGGCGGCCTGTTGACACAGGCGGCCATTTTGAAAGTGACTGCCAACGGTACTTCAACCCACCCGTCGTCCGCGGGCGCGTGGATCATGGAACGTCTGATCGGGCGACCGCCACCGCCTCCGCCAGCGAGCGTCCCTGCGGTCGAACCCGACATTCGCGGGGCGAAGACGATTCGCGAGCTGTTGGCTCTGCATACGAAATCGGAATCCTGTGCCGGCTGA
- a CDS encoding pyridoxal-dependent decarboxylase, with translation MPVYRENLEQLRRAFPQPISDQEHDAWFVFSMLRAFDQVDALKSAKPILGDAQPVDFAAAVNATVPEESGTVEAVSRDLVEHLSGMFIWGHPRSQVNVIPPPCIAGILGTVLPAIYNPNLCGEESSRRVALAEAEAISMTAAMMGYDPAGCSGVFTFGGTGTLLYAIRIGIEKCCPGTMQTGLCEKPVVVCSDQAHYATKTAAAWLGIGLNQIEVIPTAPNNEIRTCLFESELRRLLKEGKKIAAIVATMGTTDAFGIDHLEKLVEIRDHMVHEFSLDYVPHIHADAVIGWAWSAFNDYDFDSNPLEFPDRTLRALAGANRRIRHLSLADSIGVDYHKTGFAPYVSSAVFVKRSEDFQLLTRDQTVTPYLFQSGTYNPGKFTLETSRSGTGPMAALGCLRLFGKTGLRTLLAHLVTMAETLRNRLSAQPAISVMNADNFGPVTLFRVYPDDVDTFEFPHLEQTDQKYEPLLHQFNDYNRRIFQRVHAEALRGEGVVISMTDRFRETDYGQPVVALKSYIMSPFSDSQYVQAVVESIQRARLAEASHRT, from the coding sequence ATGCCGGTTTACCGAGAAAATCTGGAACAACTTCGTCGCGCGTTTCCGCAGCCGATTTCGGATCAGGAACATGATGCGTGGTTTGTTTTTTCAATGCTGCGTGCCTTCGATCAGGTCGATGCACTGAAATCCGCAAAGCCAATTCTTGGGGATGCGCAGCCCGTGGATTTTGCGGCGGCGGTGAATGCGACCGTGCCTGAAGAATCCGGGACGGTGGAAGCGGTATCGCGAGATCTGGTGGAGCACCTTTCCGGTATGTTCATCTGGGGGCACCCCAGATCTCAGGTCAATGTTATTCCGCCCCCCTGCATTGCCGGAATTCTCGGTACGGTGCTTCCGGCGATCTACAACCCGAATCTGTGCGGAGAAGAATCCAGCCGTCGTGTCGCGCTGGCCGAAGCCGAAGCCATCAGCATGACGGCAGCCATGATGGGGTATGACCCGGCAGGATGCAGCGGAGTCTTTACGTTTGGTGGCACAGGCACACTGCTGTATGCCATTCGGATCGGGATTGAAAAATGCTGCCCGGGCACGATGCAGACAGGCTTGTGTGAAAAGCCAGTTGTTGTTTGCTCTGATCAGGCTCACTACGCCACCAAAACAGCTGCGGCATGGCTTGGAATTGGGCTTAACCAGATCGAAGTGATTCCGACCGCGCCAAATAACGAAATCCGAACCTGCCTGTTCGAATCCGAACTTCGACGGCTCCTGAAGGAAGGGAAAAAGATTGCCGCGATCGTCGCAACAATGGGGACAACAGATGCCTTTGGTATCGATCATCTTGAGAAACTGGTCGAGATTCGCGATCACATGGTGCACGAGTTCTCGCTGGATTACGTTCCGCACATCCATGCGGATGCCGTCATCGGCTGGGCCTGGAGTGCCTTCAATGACTACGACTTTGACTCTAATCCACTTGAATTTCCTGATCGAACATTAAGAGCTCTCGCTGGGGCCAATCGCCGAATCCGCCATCTCAGTCTCGCCGATTCTATCGGAGTGGACTACCACAAGACGGGATTCGCACCCTATGTCTCCAGTGCAGTGTTCGTTAAAAGGAGCGAAGATTTTCAGCTACTGACGCGCGACCAGACGGTGACTCCCTACCTGTTTCAATCCGGGACGTACAATCCGGGAAAGTTCACGCTTGAGACCAGTCGAAGCGGAACTGGCCCCATGGCAGCGCTGGGTTGTCTGCGATTGTTCGGAAAGACCGGACTTCGAACACTGCTCGCTCATCTGGTGACGATGGCAGAAACGCTGCGCAACCGACTTTCGGCTCAACCAGCCATCAGTGTGATGAACGCCGACAACTTTGGTCCCGTGACATTGTTTCGCGTCTATCCCGATGACGTTGACACGTTTGAATTCCCGCACCTTGAGCAAACAGATCAGAAATATGAACCGCTGCTGCATCAATTCAATGACTACAATCGGCGGATTTTCCAACGGGTTCATGCCGAAGCCCTGCGGGGAGAGGGCGTTGTTATTTCCATGACCGATCGATTTCGCGAGACCGATTACGGCCAGCCGGTCGTTGCGCTCAAGTCATACATCATGAGCCCGTTTTCTGACTCGCAGTATGTTCAGGCCGTCGTCGAATCCATCCAGCGGGCTCGTCTAGCAGAAGCGTCCCATCGAACCTGA
- a CDS encoding four helix bundle protein, producing the protein MTKAGDIEDRLIDFAVRVLNVTEALPNTKAGNHIAGQLVRSGMIAAPNYGEARAAESRRDFVHKMKVCLKELRETLICCASSNAKSCVHPNDWRTSSKNATSSQRSS; encoded by the coding sequence ATGACGAAAGCGGGTGATATTGAAGATCGACTGATTGACTTTGCTGTTCGCGTACTGAACGTGACAGAGGCTTTACCGAACACAAAGGCAGGGAATCACATCGCAGGGCAGCTTGTTCGGTCAGGCATGATCGCCGCGCCGAACTATGGAGAAGCTCGCGCTGCCGAGTCCCGTAGAGACTTTGTTCACAAGATGAAGGTCTGTTTGAAGGAACTCAGAGAGACATTGATTTGCTGCGCATCATCGAACGCAAAGAGTTGTGTCCACCCGAACGACTGGCGGACATCATCAAAGAATGCAACGAGCTCACAGCGATCTTCGTAA
- a CDS encoding DUF1501 domain-containing protein codes for MTCKPNAKRCRFAVAIHLAQHGESGIPVSDLFPHLSKCVDDMAVIRSMHAELPNHEMSLMLMNSGDQRLVRPSFGSWLTWGMGSENDEPARLRRLVSGRLACWRSRELAKPLFFRAYIRER; via the coding sequence ATAACCTGCAAACCGAACGCAAAACGGTGTCGCTTTGCCGTCGCCATTCACCTTGCGCAACATGGTGAAAGCGGAATTCCGGTCAGTGATTTGTTTCCGCACTTATCGAAGTGTGTCGACGATATGGCCGTCATACGGTCGATGCATGCGGAACTGCCCAACCACGAAATGTCGCTGATGCTGATGAACAGCGGCGATCAACGGTTGGTGCGTCCCAGCTTTGGTTCCTGGTTGACGTGGGGCATGGGCAGCGAGAACGATGAACCTGCCCGGCTTCGTCGCCTTGTGTCCGGGCGGCTTGCCTGTTGGCGGAGCAGGGAATTGGCGAAGCCGCTTTTCTTCCGGGCGTATATCAGGGAACGCTGA
- a CDS encoding DUF1501 domain-containing protein codes for MNEPGKQKPHIIGRRQFLSRSGMGIGSLALAGLLSDDGRAEDQPLTAGRTHFEGPAQHVIHVFLNGGMSQVDTFDPKPELTKRGGQMLPFDNLQTERKTVSLCRRHSPCATW; via the coding sequence ATGAACGAACCTGGCAAGCAGAAGCCACACATCATTGGGCGGAGACAATTTCTGTCACGCAGTGGCATGGGCATCGGTTCACTGGCGCTCGCCGGCCTGCTGAGCGACGATGGCAGAGCAGAGGATCAACCACTGACTGCGGGTCGTACCCATTTCGAAGGGCCCGCGCAGCACGTGATTCATGTGTTTCTTAACGGAGGAATGTCGCAGGTCGACACCTTCGATCCAAAACCGGAGCTGACCAAACGCGGCGGCCAGATGTTGCCGTTCGATAACCTGCAAACCGAACGCAAAACGGTGTCGCTTTGCCGTCGCCATTCACCTTGCGCAACATGGTGA
- a CDS encoding DUF1553 domain-containing protein gives MNSSTSEPPAFPDGQRRPALARSIVDPGIRCCGVLVNWVWQHHFGKGLVNTPDDFGARSQPPTHPLLLDYLAVSFEEDGWSLKKLHKRIMLSDVYQQAAIENADSREKDPDNHLLSACLVGRMEMETMRDATLAVSGELNVSTIGGRPFDFLSTPAVPRRSVYGFVNRDIISSLASTFDGANAASCTAKRSETTVPQQTLFALNSVFIQDRGGCVFPA, from the coding sequence TTGAACTCCTCGACTTCTGAACCGCCTGCGTTTCCCGATGGACAGCGACGACCGGCGCTGGCACGCAGCATTGTCGATCCAGGAATCCGTTGTTGCGGTGTGTTGGTCAACTGGGTCTGGCAACATCATTTTGGAAAAGGTCTGGTGAATACGCCGGACGACTTCGGGGCTCGCAGCCAACCACCGACGCATCCTTTACTGCTCGATTATCTGGCGGTGAGTTTTGAGGAAGACGGCTGGTCGCTGAAGAAGCTGCATAAGCGAATCATGCTGTCCGACGTTTATCAGCAGGCGGCGATTGAGAACGCCGACTCGCGTGAAAAAGACCCCGACAACCATCTGTTGAGCGCATGCCTCGTCGGGCGCATGGAAATGGAAACCATGCGAGACGCGACGCTTGCAGTTTCGGGCGAGCTGAACGTCAGCACGATCGGCGGTCGTCCATTTGATTTTCTATCCACCCCAGCCGTGCCGCGACGCAGCGTTTATGGATTCGTGAATCGCGACATCATCTCCAGCCTGGCCAGTACGTTTGACGGAGCCAATGCCGCTTCGTGTACGGCGAAGCGGTCTGAAACCACTGTTCCTCAACAAACCCTGTTCGCTCTGAATTCGGTGTTCATTCAGGACCGCGGCGGCTGCGTTTTCCCAGCGTAG
- a CDS encoding DUF1549 domain-containing protein — protein sequence MRTPYDRFVTEQLAADQLGLGENDPALAGLGFLTVGMQFRNRHDVIDDQIDVVTRGLMGLTVACARCHDHKYDPIPTTDYYALYATLASSTEPDMLPIVGRPPDSEAYRQYQKELIQRQTIHRDMGARSDGSHAWTAANAGGAVFFVNSPKERRNRICQPPSCRIAPMICDRSC from the coding sequence ATGCGGACGCCTTATGATCGATTTGTGACCGAGCAACTGGCGGCCGATCAACTGGGACTTGGCGAGAATGATCCTGCGTTGGCGGGGCTGGGCTTTCTAACGGTCGGCATGCAGTTTCGGAATCGACATGACGTCATCGATGACCAGATCGACGTTGTGACACGCGGACTGATGGGACTGACGGTCGCATGTGCTCGCTGTCATGATCACAAGTACGATCCGATTCCGACGACAGACTACTACGCCCTGTACGCGACTCTGGCCAGCAGTACAGAGCCCGATATGCTGCCGATCGTGGGCCGGCCGCCGGATTCCGAGGCCTATCGCCAGTATCAGAAAGAACTGATCCAACGACAGACGATTCATCGCGACATGGGCGCGCGATCAGACGGAAGTCATGCGTGGACGGCTGCGAATGCAGGTGGGGCTGTATTCTTCGTGAACTCGCCAAAGGAACGCCGGAACAGGATCTGTCAGCCACCTTCCTGTCGTATCGCACCGATGATCTGCGACCGCTCGTGCTGA
- a CDS encoding DUF1585 domain-containing protein, which yields MQAILDNWPGNLLHQFTLYATGTPVRFSDREEIESMLDACEADGYRARDLVHALVQSRIFLGGTID from the coding sequence TTGCAGGCAATCCTCGACAATTGGCCCGGCAATCTTCTGCATCAGTTCACACTTTATGCGACGGGAACTCCGGTCCGATTTTCGGATCGCGAGGAGATTGAATCGATGCTCGATGCCTGCGAAGCAGATGGATATCGAGCGCGTGATCTTGTGCATGCGTTGGTGCAGAGCCGGATCTTTCTCGGCGGAACAATTGATTGA
- a CDS encoding ABC transporter permease, producing MNDALTITRKDLRLLSRDRRALVILVALPMVIIAIVGSSTGRLRNDREQRRLGLNIEVADFDQTPTSRRLGGFLAAFENVRILPVPVTESDLATRMPELKSSIPNGQADARIVIGPTFESSLQQLSRSELTAPETGPLKDGLTAIDVHVSQNELADPLTEGLLKALLRLSLQDAMLPILAEKMPVFRGAARDSVIPEPWVDSEAARRESKADIRVYQFLVPSYTVLFVFFLVNIMGRSFIAERDMGTLRRLKISPVKPGSILIGKTLPFLVMSLTQTTILMVTGKLLFGMSWGPSPWLLAPIMFCTSMSATMLGLLFSTICKTESQVSSFGNLIVLSSAGISGCLVPRAWMPPLSQKISLCTPHAWALDAYGELLTRESPDLARITLCCGVLLTFATVFFIGGWLRFRNDT from the coding sequence ATGAATGACGCCCTGACCATTACAAGGAAAGACCTGCGTCTGCTTTCGCGCGATCGCCGTGCCCTGGTGATACTGGTCGCCCTGCCGATGGTGATCATTGCGATTGTGGGTTCTTCCACAGGCCGGCTTCGCAACGACCGCGAACAACGTCGGCTTGGCCTGAATATCGAAGTCGCTGACTTCGACCAGACACCCACGTCAAGACGACTGGGTGGGTTTCTCGCGGCATTCGAGAACGTCAGAATCCTGCCCGTTCCCGTAACAGAAAGCGACTTGGCTACAAGGATGCCGGAACTAAAGTCGTCGATCCCCAACGGTCAGGCCGACGCGAGGATTGTGATCGGGCCGACGTTCGAATCTTCGCTTCAGCAACTCTCCCGCAGTGAACTCACGGCACCCGAAACAGGCCCCCTGAAGGATGGTCTGACAGCAATCGATGTCCATGTCAGCCAGAACGAATTGGCCGATCCGCTGACAGAAGGTCTGTTAAAAGCTCTGCTTCGGTTGTCTTTGCAGGATGCGATGCTGCCGATCCTGGCGGAAAAGATGCCGGTATTCCGAGGGGCAGCCCGGGATTCTGTTATCCCCGAGCCCTGGGTCGATTCCGAAGCGGCCCGGCGGGAGAGCAAGGCAGACATCCGGGTGTATCAGTTCCTTGTCCCGAGTTATACGGTCTTGTTTGTCTTTTTTCTGGTCAACATCATGGGACGGTCCTTTATCGCAGAACGCGATATGGGAACTTTGAGAAGACTGAAAATCAGCCCCGTGAAACCGGGTTCGATTCTGATCGGCAAGACACTTCCCTTTCTGGTGATGTCACTGACTCAGACAACCATTCTGATGGTGACCGGGAAACTGTTGTTCGGGATGTCCTGGGGACCATCACCCTGGCTGCTTGCACCGATCATGTTCTGTACATCAATGTCAGCCACCATGCTGGGGCTTCTGTTTTCGACAATCTGCAAGACAGAGTCGCAGGTTTCGTCTTTCGGAAATCTTATTGTGCTGTCCAGTGCCGGCATCAGCGGCTGTCTGGTGCCTCGAGCCTGGATGCCTCCGCTGAGCCAGAAGATTAGCCTTTGCACACCACATGCATGGGCCCTGGATGCTTATGGCGAATTGCTGACGAGAGAATCTCCCGATCTGGCCAGAATCACACTGTGCTGCGGCGTGCTGCTGACATTTGCCACCGTCTTCTTCATCGGTGGCTGGTTGCGATTTCGGAACGACACGTAG
- a CDS encoding HEAT repeat domain-containing protein: MNPRPTEKSMMLESLELIPWQKLEHALGPADDVPDLLRQLLVDDPGIRSNAVWTLYGNVFHQGSRYSATPYVVPFLIEICKSDDIANRGELLRFWGNLITGFFSIRERPTWGDGTHVYFSGQILDVSLDDPYAAPLHQIYKNSLAGEELLYDLINENDISLRAGAAWVLACLPTIKERSLPKLLERLAVETNPWVRSAIVFAAGELGEINQLSRLINDPNQHRAVVCMATCELSRLAPTEEVARKLLDFIAEPLECYEHIPGAGESSTGDAAFSLSCIPVALRRSSIPAMCEKLENASRFALLPLTNALLSAAFEPQFEPQTTLDEAQKRVLSSMVNTDDLWGIGNLYFTLDQYGLPHDRYSCAALLGMKLANCEELVF, from the coding sequence ATGAATCCCAGACCCACTGAGAAATCGATGATGCTGGAATCCCTCGAACTGATCCCATGGCAAAAGCTGGAACATGCACTGGGCCCTGCGGACGATGTACCGGACCTGCTCCGCCAATTACTGGTCGATGATCCCGGAATTCGAAGTAACGCTGTCTGGACGTTGTATGGCAACGTCTTTCATCAGGGTAGCCGTTATTCTGCAACCCCTTATGTGGTTCCGTTTCTGATTGAAATCTGCAAATCCGACGATATTGCCAACCGCGGTGAACTACTTCGATTCTGGGGCAATCTGATTACGGGTTTCTTCAGCATTCGCGAACGGCCGACATGGGGCGATGGTACCCATGTTTACTTTAGTGGTCAGATCCTGGACGTCAGTCTGGACGATCCTTATGCAGCTCCCCTGCACCAGATTTATAAGAATTCACTCGCCGGTGAAGAACTGCTGTATGATTTGATCAATGAAAACGACATCAGCCTGCGTGCGGGTGCGGCATGGGTACTGGCATGTCTTCCGACGATCAAAGAACGATCACTTCCAAAACTGCTCGAACGACTGGCTGTCGAAACAAACCCCTGGGTGCGATCGGCCATTGTCTTTGCTGCTGGAGAACTGGGTGAGATAAACCAGCTCAGCAGACTCATCAATGACCCCAATCAACATCGGGCAGTCGTCTGTATGGCAACGTGCGAACTGTCGCGTCTCGCCCCCACAGAAGAAGTCGCTCGGAAGCTTCTGGACTTCATCGCCGAACCACTGGAGTGCTACGAACATATCCCGGGGGCCGGCGAATCCTCCACAGGAGATGCCGCTTTCAGCTTGTCCTGTATTCCTGTCGCCTTGCGTCGATCGTCGATCCCGGCGATGTGCGAGAAGCTGGAAAACGCCAGCCGGTTCGCTCTGTTGCCGCTCACAAATGCATTGTTGTCTGCAGCGTTTGAACCGCAGTTTGAACCACAAACAACTCTGGACGAAGCTCAGAAACGTGTGCTGTCCAGTATGGTCAATACAGATGACTTATGGGGTATTGGCAACCTTTATTTCACTCTCGATCAGTACGGACTCCCCCATGATCGCTACTCATGTGCAGCCCTTTTGGGAATGAAACTGGCAAACTGCGAAGAGCTGGTTTTCTAA
- a CDS encoding c-type cytochrome domain-containing protein yields MNNVTAIRASCFVGRPFRAVNPPSDTMPVVRALPTARKGRPTRVAEGIAWSCVCLLLLMGSPLSADEIRFNEHVRPILSEHCLHCHGPDDRHREGELRLDTEDAAKASVIVAGDPDKSTFMHRITSQDPDERMPPVESGKTLSSQQIELLRQWIKAAAPYQGHWAFEPIVKLELPTTQTKATSEIDRFVVARLEAQGLKLSAKVTRQQLIRRATS; encoded by the coding sequence ATGAATAACGTAACAGCAATCCGAGCCTCGTGTTTCGTAGGACGGCCCTTCCGGGCCGTCAATCCGCCCAGCGACACCATGCCTGTGGTGCGTGCATTGCCGACGGCCCGGAAGGGCCGTCCTACGAGGGTGGCTGAGGGTATCGCCTGGAGCTGTGTGTGCCTGCTGCTTTTGATGGGTTCGCCGCTTTCTGCCGATGAGATTCGCTTCAATGAACACGTTCGGCCGATTCTGTCCGAACATTGTCTGCATTGTCATGGTCCGGATGACAGGCATCGCGAAGGGGAACTGCGGCTGGACACGGAGGACGCTGCGAAAGCGTCCGTGATCGTGGCAGGTGATCCGGATAAGAGCACCTTCATGCACCGAATCACATCACAGGATCCGGACGAACGGATGCCGCCGGTTGAATCCGGGAAGACGCTCAGCAGCCAACAGATTGAATTGCTGCGGCAGTGGATCAAAGCCGCCGCGCCTTATCAGGGACACTGGGCATTTGAACCGATCGTCAAACTGGAACTGCCGACAACACAAACCAAAGCAACTTCAGAAATCGATCGCTTTGTCGTCGCCAGGTTGGAAGCACAGGGGCTGAAGCTTTCTGCAAAGGTCACTCGACAGCAGCTCATTCGCCGAGCCACCTCCTGA